The proteins below are encoded in one region of Asticcacaulis excentricus CB 48:
- a CDS encoding circularly permuted type 2 ATP-grasp protein: protein MSLESYKTEGFFDELFASDGVPHPAAAGLVEQLDALSRADLKRRQKQAEDILYQSGNTFNVYGDKKGTEKILPFDIIPRLVSAADWDKLERGINQRIRALNLFIQDIYNDQKILKDKVIPAELIFSSACYLKPCEGLSPPKGVWTHISGTDFVRDGDGEFYVLEDNLRCPSGISYVLENRAVQKRILPKAFQTLKVRPVSNYGDHLYKTLKFIAPEGKDEPNIVVLTPGIYNSAYFEHAYLAQQMGVPLCQNSDLVVEDDTVYMRTTQGLKQVDVIYRRIDDEFIDPQVFRKDSLLGVPGIMNAYRKGKVALANAPGTGIADDKAVYAYVPKIVKYYLDEDAMAQNVPTYICEDDKERDYVLANLDKLVVKAVNLSGGYGMLIGPKSTKAEQKEFAEKIRAKPRDYIAQPTLSLSRAPTLIGNGIEGRHVDFRPYSLFGEDVFTLPGGLTRVALKKGSLVVNSSQGGGSKDTWVLGEENYYGVAE from the coding sequence GTGAGTCTGGAATCCTATAAAACCGAAGGGTTTTTCGACGAGCTGTTCGCCAGTGACGGTGTGCCGCATCCGGCCGCCGCCGGTCTTGTCGAGCAGTTGGACGCGCTCAGCCGGGCCGACCTGAAACGCCGCCAAAAACAGGCTGAAGACATCCTTTATCAGTCGGGCAACACCTTCAACGTCTATGGCGACAAGAAGGGCACCGAGAAGATCCTTCCGTTTGATATCATTCCTCGCCTTGTATCGGCCGCGGATTGGGACAAGCTGGAGCGCGGCATCAATCAGCGTATCCGCGCCCTCAACCTGTTCATTCAGGACATTTATAACGACCAGAAAATCCTCAAGGACAAGGTGATCCCGGCCGAACTGATCTTTTCGTCGGCCTGCTATTTGAAACCGTGCGAGGGCCTGTCGCCGCCCAAAGGCGTATGGACGCATATTTCCGGCACCGACTTCGTGCGCGATGGCGACGGCGAATTCTACGTGCTGGAGGACAATCTGCGTTGCCCGTCAGGCATTTCCTACGTTCTGGAAAACCGCGCTGTGCAAAAGCGCATACTGCCCAAGGCGTTTCAGACCCTAAAGGTGCGCCCCGTCTCCAACTATGGCGACCACCTATACAAGACGCTGAAATTCATTGCCCCCGAAGGCAAGGACGAGCCCAATATCGTCGTGCTGACACCCGGCATCTACAATTCCGCCTATTTCGAGCACGCCTATTTGGCGCAGCAGATGGGCGTGCCCTTGTGCCAGAATTCCGACCTCGTGGTCGAAGATGATACCGTTTATATGCGCACGACTCAGGGCCTGAAACAGGTCGATGTTATCTATCGCCGCATTGATGATGAGTTCATAGACCCGCAGGTCTTTCGAAAGGACTCACTGCTGGGTGTCCCTGGCATCATGAACGCCTACCGCAAGGGCAAGGTGGCGCTGGCCAATGCCCCAGGCACAGGTATCGCCGACGATAAGGCCGTCTACGCCTATGTGCCGAAGATAGTGAAATACTATCTGGACGAAGACGCCATGGCTCAGAACGTGCCGACCTATATCTGTGAGGACGATAAAGAGCGCGACTACGTTCTGGCCAATCTCGACAAGCTGGTGGTCAAGGCAGTGAACCTGTCAGGCGGCTACGGTATGCTGATCGGCCCGAAAAGTACCAAGGCCGAGCAGAAGGAATTTGCCGAAAAAATCAGGGCCAAGCCGCGCGATTATATCGCCCAGCCCACCCTGTCTCTGTCGCGCGCGCCCACCCTGATCGGCAACGGCATCGAGGGCCGCCACGTCGATTTCCGCCCCTATTCGCTGTTTGGCGAAGACGTTTTCACCCTGCCCGGCGGCCTGACGCGGGTGGCGCTGAAAAAAGGCTCGCTGGTCGTCAATTCTTCGCAGGGCGGCGGGTCGAAAGATACCTGGGTGCTAGGCGAAGAGAACTATTATGGAGTGGCGGAATGA
- a CDS encoding class II glutamine amidotransferase, with the protein MFSDISSDIFAFSFDGLSSPLIDLKFRTGPQKGDHTLGWGLAWYPADNKAAMVAKDPAAKDTVSLKGAMSDWEGFRSTVFFCKVRGAATGYTHLETQPFTRSFAGQDWVFMHNGNLDKEAIKKLHHNKSIFLEPLGRTDSELALVFLLGKIEDYGARTLAAIDHNVLLSWFLQLDDLGSADMAISDGVTVAVFYGSKSQSSLYYSRIKPPHAAEGFQSDAASFALNNPRDTFRTAVVFASSPFASGKWTPMQGGQLIIARRGAVIWTNKKEAPPKLPVPPQQPDRPSALASPILQGGPLEKITERNALFASVQAQSQQASIVAKLASMSHVQSNVINARSVTHAPDGSPLTYRLYDVVHSTEYTYEKAVEHSTHTFRLLPVEDQLQEVIHSTLTISAEGEDVRFEDVFGNQNIHYSIIKPYKQLTVSCRSLVKIFGQAPDDYGPAQRQARFPISWMPWQLQVMEPYLLLLEMPETQIAELLVYARAFSERNAGHVMDTLNDINLTIYRDYQYVPGSTSFSTTPFDVYANRKGVCQDFANLFITLARLLGIPARYRMGYIFTGANYENKIQSDASHAWAEVYIPYIGWRGFDPTNGCLVSQDHVRVACGRNYLDATPTSGTIYRGGGKEDLRVQVTMNEVYL; encoded by the coding sequence TTGTTCAGCGATATTTCGAGCGACATCTTTGCGTTTAGTTTCGACGGCTTAAGTTCGCCGCTCATCGACCTGAAGTTTCGCACCGGCCCGCAAAAGGGCGACCATACGCTCGGCTGGGGTCTAGCATGGTACCCGGCAGATAATAAGGCTGCAATGGTGGCCAAGGACCCGGCCGCCAAGGACACCGTTTCGCTCAAGGGGGCGATGAGCGACTGGGAAGGATTCCGCTCGACCGTCTTCTTTTGCAAGGTGCGTGGCGCGGCCACCGGCTATACCCATCTGGAAACCCAACCCTTCACCCGGTCCTTTGCCGGTCAGGACTGGGTGTTCATGCACAATGGCAACCTCGACAAGGAAGCCATTAAGAAGCTGCACCACAACAAGTCGATCTTTCTGGAGCCGCTGGGGCGTACGGATTCAGAGCTGGCTCTGGTCTTTCTGCTTGGCAAAATCGAGGATTACGGGGCGCGCACGCTGGCGGCCATCGACCACAACGTCCTTCTGAGCTGGTTCCTGCAACTGGATGATCTTGGCTCGGCCGACATGGCCATTTCCGATGGCGTGACGGTGGCGGTCTTCTACGGCTCCAAATCGCAATCGAGCCTCTATTACAGTCGCATCAAGCCGCCGCACGCCGCTGAGGGGTTCCAGTCGGATGCCGCCTCTTTTGCCCTGAATAATCCGCGCGACACTTTCCGCACGGCGGTGGTCTTTGCCTCCTCGCCCTTCGCGTCGGGCAAGTGGACGCCGATGCAGGGCGGGCAACTGATCATCGCACGGCGTGGTGCGGTCATTTGGACCAACAAGAAAGAAGCCCCGCCGAAATTGCCGGTGCCGCCGCAGCAGCCCGACCGCCCATCCGCACTGGCGTCTCCAATCCTTCAGGGCGGCCCGCTGGAGAAGATCACCGAGCGAAATGCCCTGTTCGCCAGCGTGCAGGCCCAGTCGCAACAGGCCTCCATCGTCGCGAAGCTGGCCAGCATGAGCCACGTGCAGTCGAACGTGATCAATGCCCGCTCGGTAACCCACGCCCCGGACGGCAGCCCCCTCACCTACCGGCTTTATGACGTGGTGCATTCGACGGAATACACCTACGAGAAAGCCGTCGAACATTCGACCCACACCTTCCGCCTGTTGCCTGTCGAGGATCAGCTTCAGGAGGTCATCCATTCAACCCTGACCATTTCGGCTGAGGGTGAGGACGTGCGCTTTGAGGACGTGTTCGGCAATCAGAACATACACTATTCGATCATCAAACCGTACAAGCAACTGACCGTCTCGTGCCGCTCGCTGGTTAAGATCTTCGGTCAGGCGCCGGACGATTACGGCCCGGCCCAGCGTCAGGCGCGCTTCCCCATTTCGTGGATGCCGTGGCAGCTTCAGGTGATGGAACCTTATTTGCTGCTGCTCGAAATGCCGGAAACGCAGATTGCCGAACTGCTGGTCTATGCGCGGGCCTTTTCCGAGCGCAATGCCGGTCACGTCATGGACACGCTGAACGACATCAACCTGACCATTTATCGCGACTATCAGTACGTACCAGGATCGACCTCGTTCTCGACTACGCCCTTTGATGTCTACGCCAATCGTAAAGGCGTCTGTCAGGACTTCGCCAACCTGTTCATCACACTGGCGCGACTTCTGGGCATTCCGGCGCGCTATCGCATGGGCTACATCTTTACTGGGGCCAATTACGAAAACAAGATTCAGTCCGACGCCAGCCACGCCTGGGCCGAAGTCTATATCCCCTATATCGGCTGGCGCGGCTTCGATCCGACCAATGGCTGCCTCGTGTCACAGGACCATGTGCGGGTGGCGTGCGGGCGAAACTATCTCGATGCGACGCCGACGTCCGGCACCATCTATCGCGGTGGCGGCAAGGAGGACCTCCGGGTACAGGTGACGATGAACGAGGTCTATTTATGA